Proteins co-encoded in one Papaver somniferum cultivar HN1 chromosome 5, ASM357369v1, whole genome shotgun sequence genomic window:
- the LOC113284306 gene encoding vesicle-associated protein 1-3-like, producing the protein MSSGDLLNIQPTELKFPFELKKQSSCSLQLTNKTNEYVAFKVKTTNPKKYCVRPNTGIVLPGATCDVTVTMQAQKEAPQDMQCKDKFLLQSVTAPNGATGKDITPEMFNKESGKVVEEFKLRVIYIPANPPSPVPEGSEEGSSPRASGVENGNPGTSLFDAVSRSLEEPKEKSEAWSMVSKLTEEKNSAVQQNQKLRQELELMRKEISKNRPGGVSFLFVVVVGLLGLLVGFLVKKS; encoded by the exons ATGAGTAGCGGAGATCTCTTAAACATTCAGCCAACAGAGCTCAAATTTCCAT ttGAATTGAAAAAGCAGAGTTCATGTTCTCTGCAATTAACGAACAAAACCAATGAATATGTTGCATTCAAG GTTAAAACGACGAATCCGAAGAAATACTGTGTTCGTCCAAACACAGGAATTGTATTACCTGGAGCAACATGCGACGTTACAG TAACTATGCAAGCACAGAAGGAAGCTCCACAGGATATGCAATGCAAAGACAAGTTCCTTCTACAGAGTGTTACAGCACCAAATGGTGCAACAGGGAAAGACATTACACCTGAAATG ttTAACAAAGAAAGTGGAAAGGTTGTTGAGGAATTCAAGTTGAGGGTGATTTATATTCCAGCAAATCCACCTTCGCCTGTACCTGAAGGATCTGAGGAAGGATCTTCTCCTAGGGCTTCTGGTGTGGAGAATGGGAATCCAGGAACTTCTTTGTTTGATGCT GTATCAAGATCTCTAGAGGAGCCAAAGGAGAAATCAGAG GCATGGTCTATGGTTTCAAAGTTGACTGAGGAGAAGAATTCTGCTGTTCAACAAAATCAAAAGCTTCGCCAAGAACTG GAATTAATGAGAAAAGAGATTAGCAAAAACCGTCCTGGTggcgtttctttcctgtttgtggtggtggttggtctCCTGGGACTATTAGTTGGATTCCTTGTGAAGAAGTCGTAA
- the LOC113284305 gene encoding protein NRT1/ PTR FAMILY 6.3-like isoform X1, with protein sequence MASTDEPKSSNTTLSDAWDYKGRPSDRSRSGGWLSAAMILGVEFNERLTTLGIAVNLVTYLTGVMHLGNATSANTVTNFLGTSFMLCLLGGFIADTFLGRYLTIAIFATVQAMGVTILTISTVIPSLRPPKCAVVGSSECIPATSTQLTVLYMALYLTALGTGGLKSSVSGFGSDQFDESDTKEKSQMSTFFNWFFFFISLGALLAVTVLVYIQDNVGRQWGYGICATTILLGLVIFLSGTRKYRFKNLVGSPLTQIATVFVAAWRKRHLELPSDSSLLFDLDDKVQDDGKKKAQKQKLPHSKQFRCMCSFLDKAAIKDSDVEQTKQYIENKWCLSTLTDVEEVKMVVRMLPIWATTIMFWTVYAQMTTFSVSQATTMDRKLGNFLIPSGSLTVFFVASILLTVPIYDRLIAPICRKVLKNKHGLSPLQRIGVGLVLSVIAMAVAALTEIKRLNAARTNGLANDPNATIPLTVFWLIPQFLIVGAGEAFTYTGQLDFFLRECPKGMKTMSTGLFLSTLALGFFLSSLLVSIVHMITGDTHPWLADNINQGKLYDFYWLLSGLSILNFGVYMIAANWYVYKEARFAAEGIELEEVESSGH encoded by the exons ATGGCTTCCACTGATGAACCAAAGAGTAGTAATACTACTCTTTCAGATGCTTGGGATTACAAAGGTCGACCTTCTGATCGGTCGAGATCTGGAGGATGGCTTAGTGCTGCCATGATCTTAG GAGTGGAATTCAACGAGAGACTGACAACTCTAGGGATCGCCGTGAATTTGGTTACGTATTTAACTGGTGTGATGCATCTGGGAAATGCAACTTCAGCTAATACAGTGACGAACTTTTTAGGGACGTCGTTCATGCTTTGTTTGCTCGGTGGATTCATCGCCGATACATTTCTGGGACG ATATCTCACCATAGCCATCTTTGCCACTGTTCAAGCCATG GGTGTGACGATATTGACAATATCTACCGTAATCCCAAGCCTTCGACCACCGAAGTGCGCCGTAGTTGGCTCGTCAGAATGTATTCCAGCAACTAGTACTCAGCTCACGGTTCTTTACATGGCACTTTACTTAACTGCACTCGGAACCGGCGGTTTAAAATCAAGTGTATCCGGTTTTGGCTCCGATCAGTTCGACGAATCCGATACAAAGGAAAAATCACAAATGTCGACTTTTTTCAActggtttttcttcttcattagtcTTGGAGCATTATTGGCAGTCACAGTACTTGTTTACATCCAAGACAACGTCGGAAGACAATGGGGTTACGGTATTTGTGCGACGACTATCCTTTTAGGCCTCGTTATTTTCTTATCCGGGACAAGGAAATACCGTTTCAAAAACCTTGTAGGTAGTCCGTTGACACAAATAGCGACGGTTTTTGTTGCTGCATGGAGGAAACGTCATTTGGAGTTACCGTCAGATTCGTCACTTCTTTTCGACCTCGACGACAAAGTACAAGACGACGGCAAAAAGAAAGCCCAGAAGCAAAAACTACCTCATAGCAAACAATTCCG TTGTATGTGCAGTTTTCTCGATAAGGCGGCAATCAAGGACAGTGATGTAGAGCAAACCAAGCAGTACATTGAAAATAAGTGGTGTTTATCGACTCTGACGGATGTCGAGGAGGTGAAAATGGTGGTGCGGATGTTACCGATATGGGCAACGACAATAATGTTTTGGACGGTGTACGCTCAAATGACGACGTTCTCTGTGTCCCAGGCAACTACCATGGACAGGAAACTTGGAAATTTCTTGATTCCTAGTGGCTCATTGACGGTTTTCTTTGTAGCTAGCATTCTGCTGACGGTCCCAATTTACGACCGGTTGATTGCTCCGATTTGCCGGAAAGTACTCAAAAACAAGCATGGGCTATCCCCGTTACAGCGTATCGGTGTAGGCCTAGTGCTCTCCGTAATTGCTATGGCAGTGGCTGCTCTAACGGAAATAAAACGATTAAATGCGGCACGAACAAATGGGTTAGCGAATGATCCAAATGCCACTATACCGTTAACTGTTTTCTGGTTGATCCCACAGTTCTTGATAGTGGGTGCTGGTGAGGCTTTTACCTATACAGGGCAACTCGACTTCTTCCTAAGAGAGTGTCCAAAAGGGATGAAAACTATGAGTACCGGTCTGTTTTTGAGCACACTTGCACTGGGTTTCTTTCTTAGTTCTCTCTTGGTTTCGATAGTGCACATGATTACGGGCGACACGCATCCGTGGTTAGCAGACAATATAAACCAGGGGAAGCTTTATGATTTTTACTGGTTATTATCTGGGCTGAGCATTCTTAACTTCGGGGTTTATATGATTGCTGCAAACTGGTATGTTTATAAAGAGGCTAGATTTGCAGCAGAAGGGATCGAGCTCGAAGAAGTTGAATCATCCGGTCATTAG
- the LOC113284305 gene encoding protein NRT1/ PTR FAMILY 6.3-like isoform X2 has product MASTDEPKSSNTTLSDAWDYKGRPSDRSRSGGWLSAAMILGVEFNERLTTLGIAVNLVTYLTGVMHLGNATSANTVTNFLGTSFMLCLLGGFIADTFLGRYLTIAIFATVQAMGVTILTISTVIPSLRPPKCAVVGSSECIPATSTQLTVLYMALYLTALGTGGLKSSVSGFGSDQFDESDTKEKSQMSTFFNWFFFFISLGALLAVTVLVYIQDNVGRQWGYGICATTILLGLVIFLSGTRKYRFKNLVGSPLTQIATVFVAAWRKRHLELPSDSSLLFDLDDKVQDDGKKKAQKQKLPHSKQFRFLDKAAIKDSDVEQTKQYIENKWCLSTLTDVEEVKMVVRMLPIWATTIMFWTVYAQMTTFSVSQATTMDRKLGNFLIPSGSLTVFFVASILLTVPIYDRLIAPICRKVLKNKHGLSPLQRIGVGLVLSVIAMAVAALTEIKRLNAARTNGLANDPNATIPLTVFWLIPQFLIVGAGEAFTYTGQLDFFLRECPKGMKTMSTGLFLSTLALGFFLSSLLVSIVHMITGDTHPWLADNINQGKLYDFYWLLSGLSILNFGVYMIAANWYVYKEARFAAEGIELEEVESSGH; this is encoded by the exons ATGGCTTCCACTGATGAACCAAAGAGTAGTAATACTACTCTTTCAGATGCTTGGGATTACAAAGGTCGACCTTCTGATCGGTCGAGATCTGGAGGATGGCTTAGTGCTGCCATGATCTTAG GAGTGGAATTCAACGAGAGACTGACAACTCTAGGGATCGCCGTGAATTTGGTTACGTATTTAACTGGTGTGATGCATCTGGGAAATGCAACTTCAGCTAATACAGTGACGAACTTTTTAGGGACGTCGTTCATGCTTTGTTTGCTCGGTGGATTCATCGCCGATACATTTCTGGGACG ATATCTCACCATAGCCATCTTTGCCACTGTTCAAGCCATG GGTGTGACGATATTGACAATATCTACCGTAATCCCAAGCCTTCGACCACCGAAGTGCGCCGTAGTTGGCTCGTCAGAATGTATTCCAGCAACTAGTACTCAGCTCACGGTTCTTTACATGGCACTTTACTTAACTGCACTCGGAACCGGCGGTTTAAAATCAAGTGTATCCGGTTTTGGCTCCGATCAGTTCGACGAATCCGATACAAAGGAAAAATCACAAATGTCGACTTTTTTCAActggtttttcttcttcattagtcTTGGAGCATTATTGGCAGTCACAGTACTTGTTTACATCCAAGACAACGTCGGAAGACAATGGGGTTACGGTATTTGTGCGACGACTATCCTTTTAGGCCTCGTTATTTTCTTATCCGGGACAAGGAAATACCGTTTCAAAAACCTTGTAGGTAGTCCGTTGACACAAATAGCGACGGTTTTTGTTGCTGCATGGAGGAAACGTCATTTGGAGTTACCGTCAGATTCGTCACTTCTTTTCGACCTCGACGACAAAGTACAAGACGACGGCAAAAAGAAAGCCCAGAAGCAAAAACTACCTCATAGCAAACAATTCCG TTTTCTCGATAAGGCGGCAATCAAGGACAGTGATGTAGAGCAAACCAAGCAGTACATTGAAAATAAGTGGTGTTTATCGACTCTGACGGATGTCGAGGAGGTGAAAATGGTGGTGCGGATGTTACCGATATGGGCAACGACAATAATGTTTTGGACGGTGTACGCTCAAATGACGACGTTCTCTGTGTCCCAGGCAACTACCATGGACAGGAAACTTGGAAATTTCTTGATTCCTAGTGGCTCATTGACGGTTTTCTTTGTAGCTAGCATTCTGCTGACGGTCCCAATTTACGACCGGTTGATTGCTCCGATTTGCCGGAAAGTACTCAAAAACAAGCATGGGCTATCCCCGTTACAGCGTATCGGTGTAGGCCTAGTGCTCTCCGTAATTGCTATGGCAGTGGCTGCTCTAACGGAAATAAAACGATTAAATGCGGCACGAACAAATGGGTTAGCGAATGATCCAAATGCCACTATACCGTTAACTGTTTTCTGGTTGATCCCACAGTTCTTGATAGTGGGTGCTGGTGAGGCTTTTACCTATACAGGGCAACTCGACTTCTTCCTAAGAGAGTGTCCAAAAGGGATGAAAACTATGAGTACCGGTCTGTTTTTGAGCACACTTGCACTGGGTTTCTTTCTTAGTTCTCTCTTGGTTTCGATAGTGCACATGATTACGGGCGACACGCATCCGTGGTTAGCAGACAATATAAACCAGGGGAAGCTTTATGATTTTTACTGGTTATTATCTGGGCTGAGCATTCTTAACTTCGGGGTTTATATGATTGCTGCAAACTGGTATGTTTATAAAGAGGCTAGATTTGCAGCAGAAGGGATCGAGCTCGAAGAAGTTGAATCATCCGGTCATTAG
- the LOC113280577 gene encoding uncharacterized protein LOC113280577 has protein sequence MEVAPVPMVIAPVLMMNRLKVLNSLSGKYKQKSPASEHLPLSSPDNSQSKDKTELSTIGKCKLAHASLRNIIAWGSVLPSVPGQKVHGDPLRDDCVRVTVEKSILKNHCLPVPSTHLKTVEDAEKSIVAWPKEFVISCSSGHPLSDPGEHDSDPNDEYDSDPNTKKTKKKKPSYMKSGELKSRRSSKRLKTAA, from the exons ATGGAAGTCGCACCGGTTCCGATGGTGATAGCTCCAGTTCTGATGATGAATCGACTGAAAGTCCTGAACAGCCTG tctggaaaatacaaacaaaagtctCCTGCATCTGAGCATCTACCCCTTAGTTCACCAGACAATTCTCAATCGAAAGACAAAACTGAACTTTCAACG ATTGGTAAATGCAAACTGGCTCATGCTTCACTGAGAAATATCATTGCATGGGGTTCGGTTCTTCCATCAGTGCCAGGTCAGAAGGTTCATGGAGATCCACTCCGGGATGATTGTGTCAGAGTGACGGTTGAAAAGTCGATATTAAAGAATCATTGTTTGCCAGTCCCATCTACTCATCTCAAAACAGTAGAGGATGCTGAAAAATCTATAGTAGCTTGGCCTAAAGAGTTTGTGATCTCTTGCTCTAGT GGCCATCCACTTTCAGACCCCGGTGAACATGATTCTGACCcaaacgatgaatatgattctgacccaaacactaagaagacaaagaagaagaaaccttcatatatgaagagcggggaactaaagtctcggagatccagcaagagactcaagactgcagcctaa
- the LOC113284307 gene encoding protein NRT1/ PTR FAMILY 6.3-like — MVSTDETKSTTTLSDARDYKGRPSDRSRSGGWLSAAMILVVELNERLTTLGIAVNLVTYLTGVMHLGNATSANAVTNFLGTSFMLCLLGGFIADTFLGRYLTIAIFTTVQAMGVTILTISTVIPSLHPPKCAVIGSSECVPATSTQLTVLYMALYLTALGTGGLKSSVSGFGSDQFDESDEKEKSQMLSFFSWFFFFISLGSLMAVSVLVYIQDNVGREWGYGICAATIVLGLVIFLSGTRKYRFKNLVGSPLTQIATVSVAAWRKRHLELPSDSSLLFNLDDKVQDDGKKKAQKQKLPHSKQFRLLDKAAIKDTDVEKNMQHIDNKWCLTTLTDVEEVKMVVRMLPIWATTILFWTVHAQMATFSVSQAATLDRSIGKSFQIPAASLTVFFVGSTLLTVPIYTRLVAPICKKVLKNKHGLSPLQRIGVGLVFSVIGMSAAALTEIKRLHSARTSGLTNDPNATIPLTVFWLIPQFLIVGAGEAFIYTGQLDFFLRECPKGMKTMSTGLFLSTLSIGFFFSSLLVSIVHMITGDTHPWISDNLNQGKLYDFYWLLSGLSMLNFGAFLIAANWYVYKEARFAADGIELEEIDDHAPCGH, encoded by the exons ATGGTTTCCACTGATGAAACAAAGAGTACTACTACTCTTTCAGATGCCAGGGATTATAAAGGTAGACCTTCAGATAGGTCGAGATCTGGAGGATGGCTTAGTGCTGCCATGATCTTAG tGGTAGAATTGAACGAGAGACTAACAACGCTAGGGATCGCAGTGAATTTGGTTACGTATTTAACTGGAGTGATGCATCTTGGAAATGCAACTTCAGCTAATGCAGTTACTAACTTCTTAGGAACGTCGTTCATGCTATGTTTGCTCGGTGGATTCATTGCTGATACATTTCTTGGACG ATATCTCACCATAGCCATCTTTACCACAGTTCAAGCCATG GGTGTGACGATATTGACAATATCTACTGTAATTCCAAGCCTTCACCCACCAAAGTGTGCAGTAATAGGATCGTCAGAATGTGTTCCAGCAACTAGTACTCAGCTCACGGTTCTTTACATGGCACTTTACTTAACGGCTCTTGGAACCGGTGGTCTGAAATCAAGTGTATCTGGTTTTGGTTCTGATCAATTCGACGAGTCTGATGAGAAAGAAAAATCTCAAATGCTGAGTTTTTTCAGctggtttttcttcttcataagtCTAGGATCATTAATGGCGGTCTCAGTACTTGTTTACATACAAGATAACGTTGGAAGAGAATGGGGTTACGGTATATGTGCGGCGACTATAGTTTTAGGCCTGGTTATATTCTTATCTGGAACAAGGAAATACCGTTTCAAAAATCTCGTAGGTAGTCCGTTAACACAAATAGCAACGGTTTCTGTTGCTGCATGGAGGAAACGTCATTTGGAGTTACCGTCAGATTCGTCGCTTCTTTTCAACCTCGACGACAAAGTACAAGACGACGGAAAAAAGAAAGCCCAGAAGCAAAAACTACCTCATAGCAAACAATTCCG TTTACTCGATAAGGCGGCAATCAAGGACAcggatgtagagaaaaatatgCAACATATAGATAACAAATGGTGTTTAACAACTCTGACAGACGTCGAAGAAGTAAAAATGGTGGTGCGGATGCTACCAATATGGGCAACGACAATACTGTTTTGGACGGTTCATGCTCAAATGGCGACATTCTCCGTCTCCCAAGCAGCTACCTTGGACCGTAGCATTGGAAAATCTTTCCAGATTCCTGCTGCTTCACTAACGGTTTTCTTCGTAGGTAGCACTCTGCTGACTGTCCCAATCTATACCCGCTTAGTTGCTCCGATTTGCAAGAaagtactcaaaaacaaacatggtCTCTCCCCCTTACAGCGGATCGGTGTAGGCCTAGTGTTCTCTGTAATTGGTATGTCAGCGGCTGCTCTAACGGAAATAAAGCGGTTACACTCAGCACGAACGAGTGGTTTAACAAATGATCCAAATGCCACTATACCGTTAACTGTTTTCTGGTTAATCCCACAGTTTTTAATAGTTGGTGCTGGTGAGGCTTTTATCTACACAGGGCAACTTGATTTCTTCTTAAGAGAGTGTCCAAAAGGAATGAAAACTATGAGTACTGGTTTGTTTTTGAGCACACTTTCAATAGGTTTCTTTTTTAGTTCTCTCTTGGTTTCGATAGTACACATGATCACTGGTGACACGCATCCATGGATATCCGACAATCTAAACCAGGGGAAGCTTTATGACTTTTATTGGTTATTATCTGGCCTAAGCATGCTTAACTTTGGTGCTTTTTTGATTGCTGCAAACTGGTATGTTTACAAAGAGGCTAGGTTTGCAGCAGATGGAATCGAGCTTGAAGAAATTGATGATCATGCACCATGCGGTCATTAA